From one Anopheles bellator chromosome 1, idAnoBellAS_SP24_06.2, whole genome shotgun sequence genomic stretch:
- the LOC131211774 gene encoding cysteine-rich motor neuron 1 protein-like produces the protein MASRSRKIWCLPLMLLVLAGCTAVEDVVTDLDSLCETVQCPSDCPADSYMPSKAEYFAGETNGLFGHDVRDDEAATEAPPTAGRRERRSIAMNNHPHESIRIIPSAHVFLHQNQLQASRAQRHHLWKRAVPYAADATDELLDGGAAPGSGVDLHELCCPKCLCRVCREASCPHNYFASVDRDGTTGNPGSCCPHVLCQPKRCRSDSFPDRLFADGEQWNENPCTLCHCVNGMRNCEIPSCRPLNCNNTLQIPGQCCPVCDEKDSMFCPSHVNCGLNCRYGYRSEGGCHLCECIRQPNVTNTTTTTTTTTTTTTTTDATTSSSTKPASSTEPTHVPTTSDELLVEPELETSNRYGPEPEPTSVDPVNRPLYLPILYLIIISLILGLGLAGGIMSLWKLAQSRHRGKYSTVPVTASTAPTTPVPSVQLIATTPTMTANSFA, from the coding sequence ATCTGGACAGCCTGTGTGAGACGGTGCAATGTCCTTCCGATTGCCCCGCGGACAGTTACATGCCCTCGAAGGCGGAATACTTTGCCGGCGAGACCAACGGGCTGTTCGGGCACGACGTGCGGGACGATGAGGCAGCTACGGAGGCGCCGCCAACCGCCGGCCGTCGCGAGCGTCGCTCGATCGCCATGAACAACCATCCGCACGAGTCCATCAGGATCATCCCGAGTGCCCACGTGTTCCTGCACCAGAACCAGCTGCAGGCCTCCCGGGCCCAGAGGCACCACCTGTGGAAGCGTGCGGTGCCGTACGCGGCCGATGCCACCGACGAGCTGTTGGATGGGGGGGCCGCTCCCGGATCCGGCGTCGATCTGCACGAGCTCTGCTGCCCAAAGTGCCTGTGCCGGGTGTGCCGGGAGGCAAGCTGCCCGCACAACTACTTCGCCAGCGTCGACAGGGACGGAACTACGGGCAATCCAGGGAGCTGCTGCCCGCATGTCCTCTGCCAGCCGAAGCGATGCCGTTCGGACAGCTTCCCGGACCGGCTGTTCGCCGACGGCGAACAATGGAACGAGAACCCGTGCACGCTGTGCCACTGCGTGAACGGTATGAGAAACTGCGAGATCCCATCCTGCCGCCCGCTCAACTGCAACAACACGCTCCAAATCCCCGGCCAGTGCTGCCCGGTGTGCGACGAAAAGGACTCCATGTTCTGCCCGAGCCACGTCAACTGCGGGCTAAACTGCCGCTATGGTTATAGGAGCGAAGGTGGGTGCCATCTGTGTGAGTGCATTCGTCAACCCAAcgtcaccaacaccaccaccaccaccaccaccaccaccaccaccaccaccaccacggacgccaccaccagcagcagcacgaagcCGGCGAGCTCCACCGAACCGACGCACGTCCCCACAACCTCGGacgagctgctggtggagccGGAACTGGAGACCAGCAACCGCtacggaccggaaccggaaccgacgtCGGTGGATCCCGTGAACCGACCGCTCTACCTGCCGATACTGTATCTGATCATTATTTCGCTGATCCTGGGCCTAGGGCTCGCCGGGGGCATCATGTCCCTGTGGAAGCTGGCGCAGAGCCGGCACCGCGGCAAGTACAGCACCGTGCCGGTGACGGCAAGCACGGCACCGACGACGCCGGTACCGTCGGTGCAGCTGATCGCCACCACCCCCACGATGACGGCCAACAGTTTCGCCTAG